In Propionimicrobium sp. PCR01-08-3, one DNA window encodes the following:
- a CDS encoding type II toxin-antitoxin system VapB family antitoxin, producing MAVTSVDIDPQLIERARELTGEKSNRGVIDMALRRLIASKQKGAMVDGIAELTDLEAELGAPTVTPSQLP from the coding sequence ATGGCGGTAACGAGTGTTGATATTGACCCGCAGTTGATTGAGCGAGCTCGGGAGCTGACCGGAGAAAAGTCGAATCGTGGAGTCATCGACATGGCCTTGCGTCGGCTTATTGCGTCCAAACAGAAAGGCGCGATGGTCGATGGAATCGCTGAACTGACGGATCTCGAAGCCGAGCTTGGTGCGCCTACGGTCACTCCTAGTCAACTGCCATGA
- a CDS encoding PIN domain-containing protein, which yields MTDYLVDTSVWARLASGDERISARLRRIERTPSDLFVTCPPQVLEFCHSARTPEEHERYKELITLGFPLENAPTESLVLGIQSALWHAGLVRAAGPVDILIAGYAIANDATVLSADHDYEYIASVTELQQEYVRPSR from the coding sequence ATGACCGACTACCTGGTCGATACCTCGGTATGGGCCCGACTGGCCTCAGGAGATGAGCGAATCAGTGCGAGACTACGACGAATCGAGCGGACGCCGTCCGATCTTTTCGTCACCTGCCCGCCACAAGTGCTCGAGTTTTGCCACAGTGCGCGGACGCCCGAGGAGCACGAACGTTACAAGGAACTGATCACGCTCGGGTTCCCTCTGGAGAACGCGCCGACCGAGTCGCTGGTGCTCGGAATTCAGTCTGCACTGTGGCACGCGGGTCTTGTACGCGCGGCAGGGCCGGTAGACATTCTCATCGCCGGATACGCGATCGCCAACGATGCGACTGTGCTGAGCGCAGACCACGATTACGAATACATTGCGTCCGTCACCGAGCTGCAGCAGGAGTACGTCCGGCCTTCGCGTTGA
- a CDS encoding M23 family metallopeptidase, with amino-acid sequence MTTPIDVDYPFAGDWLVQNSPADRIPSHGTELFASSYAIDFVPVVGGRSAPFTVRSLFRPEEAERFPGFGRSVLAPANAIVLATHDHEPDHAAYLGIPSIGYALTQRSRIAQGWQALAGNHVILQSGSSYIALCHLQRASILVRPGQHMRSGDQIGRCGNSGNSTEPHLHVQAFDNPNVELAHPVALTFNGSIPHNGEIVHSQLHE; translated from the coding sequence ATGACTACGCCGATTGATGTGGACTATCCCTTCGCCGGAGACTGGCTCGTCCAAAACAGTCCGGCTGACCGCATCCCGAGCCACGGAACTGAGCTGTTCGCTTCGTCCTATGCGATTGATTTCGTGCCCGTGGTCGGTGGACGCTCCGCACCGTTCACGGTTCGTTCGCTCTTTCGCCCCGAAGAAGCTGAACGCTTCCCCGGCTTCGGACGATCGGTCCTGGCGCCCGCCAACGCCATCGTCCTCGCCACTCACGATCACGAGCCGGACCACGCGGCCTATCTCGGGATCCCATCAATCGGCTACGCACTCACCCAGCGGAGCCGCATTGCCCAGGGCTGGCAGGCCCTCGCAGGTAACCATGTCATCCTTCAATCGGGCTCCAGCTACATCGCCCTGTGCCACCTGCAGCGAGCCTCGATCCTGGTTCGCCCCGGCCAGCACATGCGTAGCGGCGACCAAATCGGACGATGCGGCAATTCCGGCAACAGCACCGAACCCCACCTACATGTGCAGGCATTCGACAATCCGAACGTCGAACTCGCGCACCCCGTCGCCCTGACCTTCAACGGATCAATTCCCCACAACGGGGAGATCGTCCACAGTCAACTGCACGAGTGA
- a CDS encoding ABC transporter permease, translating into MTTFTANPTTDRTRSTRARRFSSLVRAETTILLRNRTAVFTAVALPFVMAFAFSTITLEGISLGAMLTMMLTCTSLLFVIYFTLVTSLVARREQHTLKRLYAGEPTPLEILLAPAVPLWALLVVQSGIGAIGAALLGTPLVHPLALVLAIIGGATAWTALAIISAVWTRTVESAQLTTLPLMFISLLFSGFSIPLEVLPNFLQTVAHWLPMTPVIDLITLAYTGTGINGRAVTGFADLGLAMTQMLLPLLAWTLISTWLGVRNFRWDTRA; encoded by the coding sequence ATGACCACCTTCACCGCGAATCCGACAACCGACCGGACGCGCAGCACCCGCGCCCGCCGATTCAGCTCCCTCGTCCGCGCCGAAACCACCATCTTGTTGCGCAACCGGACCGCCGTCTTCACCGCGGTCGCGCTGCCCTTCGTGATGGCGTTCGCCTTTTCCACCATCACCCTCGAGGGCATCAGCCTCGGCGCCATGCTCACCATGATGCTGACCTGCACCTCACTGCTCTTCGTCATCTACTTCACGCTGGTCACCTCACTGGTCGCCCGGCGCGAACAGCACACACTCAAGCGCCTTTATGCCGGTGAACCCACTCCGCTCGAAATCCTGCTGGCGCCGGCCGTGCCGCTGTGGGCCCTGTTGGTCGTGCAATCCGGCATCGGCGCGATCGGCGCCGCCCTGCTGGGCACGCCACTCGTCCATCCGCTGGCATTGGTGCTCGCCATCATCGGCGGCGCGACCGCGTGGACGGCGCTCGCCATCATCAGCGCCGTCTGGACGCGCACCGTCGAGTCCGCGCAGCTGACCACCCTGCCGCTGATGTTCATCTCGCTGCTGTTCTCCGGATTCTCGATCCCACTGGAAGTGCTCCCCAATTTCCTGCAGACGGTCGCCCATTGGCTGCCGATGACCCCGGTGATCGACCTGATCACACTCGCCTACACCGGCACCGGCATCAACGGCCGGGCGGTGACCGGCTTCGCCGATCTGGGCCTGGCCATGACTCAAATGCTGCTCCCGTTGCTGGCCTGGACGCTCATCTCGACCTGGCTGGGCGTGCGCAACTTCCGCTGGGATACCCGCGCCTAG
- a CDS encoding ABC transporter ATP-binding protein, with amino-acid sequence MTTTQHRPDSRKPTTEDAIVVRGLRRSYSQSRTSLMPGRKAPEPFEAVKGIDLTVRHGEVFALLGTNGAGKTSTVELIEGLGAPTAGTIEVLGHDPIRDRNVIRPRTGVVLQNSGFPPALTAREIAKMWHGTLSRPLPIDDILAAVDLADRTDVESSKLSGGERRRLDIALAIMGQPDVLILDEPTTGLDPESRRNVWTLIESLVGLGTSVLLTTHYLEEAERLADRIAIMHRGLIARDGTLAEIVADAPAHISFARPESLSLTDLTLPGATINADDIVRIETHTLQDSLRLVLDWAGPTELVGLDARSASLEQVFLAIADRR; translated from the coding sequence ATGACCACGACACAGCATCGTCCCGATTCCCGGAAACCCACAACTGAGGACGCGATCGTCGTCCGCGGATTGCGCCGCAGCTATAGCCAGTCCCGCACGTCACTGATGCCGGGCCGCAAGGCACCCGAACCATTCGAGGCGGTCAAAGGGATCGACCTGACCGTGCGCCACGGCGAAGTGTTCGCGCTGCTCGGCACCAACGGCGCGGGCAAAACCTCCACCGTCGAACTGATCGAGGGCCTGGGCGCACCCACCGCAGGCACCATCGAGGTGCTCGGCCACGATCCGATCCGCGACCGCAACGTGATTCGTCCGCGTACCGGTGTCGTCCTGCAGAACTCCGGATTTCCTCCGGCTCTCACCGCCCGCGAGATCGCCAAGATGTGGCACGGCACGCTCTCGCGTCCGCTACCCATCGACGACATCCTCGCCGCCGTCGATCTCGCCGACCGCACCGATGTGGAATCGTCCAAGCTCTCCGGAGGCGAACGCCGGCGACTCGACATCGCGCTGGCGATCATGGGCCAGCCCGACGTTCTGATTCTCGACGAGCCGACCACCGGCCTCGACCCCGAATCGCGCCGCAACGTCTGGACTCTCATCGAATCGCTCGTCGGCCTGGGCACCTCCGTGCTGCTGACCACCCACTACCTCGAAGAGGCCGAACGCCTCGCCGACCGGATCGCCATCATGCACCGCGGCCTCATCGCCCGCGACGGTACCCTCGCCGAGATCGTCGCCGACGCACCCGCACACATCAGCTTCGCTCGACCCGAATCGCTCTCACTGACCGATCTCACACTGCCCGGCGCAACCATCAACGCGGACGACATCGTCCGCATCGAAACCCACACGTTGCAAGACAGCCTGCGCCTGGTACTCGACTGGGCCGGCCCCACCGAACTCGTCGGCCTGGACGCCCGCTCGGCCTCGCTGGAGCAGGTCTTCCTGGCCATCGCCGACAGACGATGA
- a CDS encoding histidine kinase encodes MSTTEQGVRRAEGYLYSSLHQGFPILPALVLLVGLDGISRPISWLIGWGVLVAASGWTALTVLHTRLRDLALLPPSGWDRWFRSEHKTAFLVAWIVLSLAATGTAALFAPSSPLLLGAVDGTLGGILATPALVVRVAGVDSFPARKLRTGIAIAFGIALSLIAVWTIPPADIETLQIRFGTTFWSSLMSVFIVGFASMFINVIATTRALEQARVDEARLAVAEERVRFARDLHDVFGRTLSAVALKSELAAALAERGRPEAATTMREVQAIATDALTEVREVVRGYREADLATEISGAKALLEAAGIQVSTIHEGSAALPAPVARAFAWTVREAATNVLRHADASIVRVFVRADEQLAQLTIINDHPHPAGNAAGSGLSGLSERLAEVGGTLAWDQQADAFTLTATVEGAALRSLRQALDEESA; translated from the coding sequence ATGAGCACCACCGAGCAGGGCGTCCGGCGCGCCGAAGGCTACCTGTACAGCTCGCTGCACCAGGGATTCCCGATTCTGCCGGCCTTGGTGCTGCTGGTCGGGTTGGACGGCATATCGAGGCCCATAAGTTGGCTGATCGGTTGGGGCGTGCTCGTCGCGGCGTCCGGGTGGACGGCGCTCACCGTCTTACACACCAGGCTGCGCGATCTCGCGTTGCTGCCGCCCAGCGGCTGGGATCGCTGGTTCCGCTCCGAACACAAGACGGCGTTCCTGGTCGCCTGGATCGTCCTCAGCCTCGCCGCCACCGGCACCGCCGCCCTTTTCGCGCCATCGAGTCCGCTCCTTCTTGGCGCAGTGGACGGGACCTTGGGCGGCATCCTCGCCACACCCGCTCTGGTCGTCCGCGTCGCCGGCGTCGACAGCTTCCCAGCTCGCAAACTCCGCACCGGTATCGCCATCGCCTTCGGCATCGCGCTATCGCTCATCGCGGTCTGGACGATACCTCCCGCCGACATCGAGACCTTGCAGATCCGCTTCGGCACGACCTTCTGGTCCTCCCTCATGTCCGTATTCATCGTGGGCTTCGCGTCGATGTTCATCAACGTGATCGCCACCACCCGGGCGCTCGAACAAGCCCGCGTCGACGAGGCCAGGCTCGCCGTCGCCGAAGAACGCGTCCGTTTCGCCCGTGACCTGCACGACGTCTTCGGACGCACGCTCTCCGCGGTCGCGCTCAAGTCCGAGCTCGCGGCCGCCCTTGCCGAACGCGGACGGCCCGAGGCCGCCACTACCATGCGCGAGGTGCAGGCCATCGCCACCGATGCTCTGACTGAGGTCCGCGAAGTGGTGCGCGGCTACCGTGAGGCCGACCTGGCTACCGAGATCTCCGGGGCTAAGGCCCTTCTTGAGGCGGCCGGAATCCAGGTGAGCACCATCCACGAAGGATCAGCAGCGCTGCCCGCTCCGGTGGCGCGTGCCTTCGCCTGGACGGTCCGCGAGGCAGCGACCAATGTCTTGCGGCATGCGGACGCCAGCATCGTCCGGGTCTTCGTCCGGGCGGACGAGCAGCTGGCTCAGCTGACTATCATCAACGACCACCCGCATCCGGCCGGTAACGCCGCAGGTTCGGGGCTCTCCGGTCTTTCCGAACGGCTCGCCGAGGTGGGTGGCACGCTGGCCTGGGACCAGCAGGCGGACGCCTTCACACTGACCGCCACCGTGGAAGGCGCCGCATTGCGCAGCCTGCGGCAGGCCCTGGACGAGGAGTCCGCATGA
- a CDS encoding methyltransferase domain-containing protein — MGDIKGAVTRAMKQVRREDFLPADARSQASIDAPIPVGDGQTNSQPSTVAIMLMLLDPQPGQLVLDVGSGSGWTTALLATLVGTGGRVIGVERQPNLVESARAALAKYANDSAEIRLAQQGILGLPGDGPFDRILVSAGARRLPDVLVDQLADGGVMVIPVNGVMLRVVRTGSDTTITEHGLFVFVPLIED; from the coding sequence ATGGGAGACATCAAGGGCGCGGTCACCCGTGCGATGAAGCAGGTCCGGAGGGAGGACTTTCTGCCTGCCGATGCCCGCAGCCAAGCCTCGATAGACGCCCCCATCCCGGTCGGCGACGGGCAGACGAACTCGCAGCCCAGCACGGTGGCCATCATGCTGATGTTGCTTGATCCGCAGCCCGGGCAGCTCGTCCTCGATGTCGGTTCCGGTTCGGGTTGGACGACAGCGCTTCTGGCGACGCTCGTCGGTACCGGTGGCCGGGTGATCGGGGTGGAACGGCAGCCGAACCTGGTCGAGTCGGCGCGTGCCGCCCTCGCGAAGTACGCGAACGACTCGGCCGAGATCCGTCTCGCCCAGCAGGGAATCCTCGGGCTGCCCGGCGACGGTCCGTTCGATCGGATCCTCGTTTCCGCTGGTGCTCGGCGGCTGCCCGACGTGCTGGTTGATCAACTCGCCGACGGCGGCGTCATGGTCATCCCGGTCAACGGCGTCATGCTTCGAGTCGTGCGGACGGGTTCGGACACCACGATCACCGAGCACGGCCTCTTCGTGTTCGTCCCGCTCATCGAGGATTGA
- a CDS encoding response regulator transcription factor, protein MIRIIIAEDENLIREALVSLLGFEDDLEVVGQAASGDEALAAALHHRPDVAVLDLQMPGRSGINVATELATELPDCASIIVTSHGLPGHLKQALAHGVRGFVPKTITGAALAEVIRTVHQGGRYVDPQLAADAIAAGDSPLTPREADVLLAADGGAPIEDIATRVSLSPGTVRNYLSSAMTKLGASNRHEAAEIARSRGWI, encoded by the coding sequence ATGATCCGCATCATCATCGCCGAGGACGAGAATCTGATCCGCGAGGCGCTCGTCTCGCTGCTCGGGTTCGAGGACGACCTCGAGGTGGTCGGCCAAGCGGCCTCCGGCGATGAGGCGCTGGCGGCCGCGCTGCATCACCGTCCTGATGTGGCGGTGCTCGACCTGCAGATGCCCGGACGCTCCGGCATCAATGTGGCGACCGAACTCGCGACCGAGCTGCCCGACTGTGCGTCCATCATCGTCACCAGCCACGGCCTGCCCGGGCACCTCAAGCAGGCCCTCGCCCACGGCGTCAGGGGTTTCGTCCCGAAGACCATCACCGGAGCAGCGCTCGCAGAGGTGATCCGCACCGTGCACCAAGGCGGCAGGTATGTCGATCCTCAACTTGCCGCGGACGCCATCGCCGCGGGCGACTCTCCACTCACTCCGCGCGAAGCCGACGTGTTGCTCGCCGCAGACGGCGGCGCGCCCATCGAAGACATCGCAACCAGAGTCAGCCTCTCCCCCGGCACCGTACGTAACTATCTCAGCTCCGCGATGACCAAGCTCGGTGCCTCCAACCGCCACGAAGCAGCCGAGATCGCCCGCTCCCGCGGCTGGATCTAG
- a CDS encoding glycosyltransferase, with protein MTIARGRPGRPRVGFARWRADAASGGNKYDGELASGLQKLGVDLREYPVIGSWPLPTQQDRRRFDALLDAEEHWLIGNILGSAAPEALRSAATAGKHITLLLHYFPADDPALPIDDRAGLAVSEAKAVQAASAIVVTSAWAAREVFERYARGDAVIATPGVTPAPLAAGSARLGEPPMLLWLGRISQTKDPLTFIEALIRVRGLDWTAQLVGPGSVGNDLSAQLRACIARAHLDDRVELTGERRGNALDAIWQRTDLLVHTSRAETYGMVVAEALSRGIPSIISSGTGAEEAQRAGATFTSGDADALALALRCWLTRPALRERWRAEAARSRNAQTGWDETARRVLAALED; from the coding sequence ATGACCATCGCGCGAGGACGACCCGGCAGGCCGCGAGTCGGCTTTGCGCGCTGGCGCGCAGACGCGGCCAGCGGAGGAAACAAGTATGACGGCGAGCTGGCCTCGGGATTGCAGAAGCTCGGAGTCGATCTGCGTGAGTATCCGGTGATCGGATCATGGCCGCTCCCCACTCAGCAGGACAGGCGACGCTTCGACGCGCTGCTGGACGCGGAAGAGCATTGGTTGATCGGTAATATCCTGGGCTCCGCCGCCCCTGAAGCACTGAGGTCGGCAGCCACAGCGGGCAAGCACATCACTCTGCTGCTGCACTACTTCCCGGCCGACGACCCCGCCCTGCCCATTGACGACCGGGCAGGGCTCGCTGTAAGCGAGGCAAAGGCTGTGCAAGCGGCGAGCGCGATCGTCGTGACCAGCGCGTGGGCGGCCCGGGAGGTTTTCGAGCGTTATGCACGGGGCGATGCCGTGATCGCGACTCCCGGCGTGACACCGGCGCCGCTCGCCGCAGGGTCGGCTCGGCTCGGCGAACCGCCGATGCTGCTCTGGTTAGGCAGAATCAGCCAGACCAAGGATCCGCTGACGTTTATCGAAGCACTCATCCGGGTGCGCGGTCTCGACTGGACGGCACAGCTGGTCGGTCCGGGCTCCGTCGGCAACGACCTCAGCGCGCAGTTGCGCGCCTGTATAGCTCGGGCTCATCTCGACGACCGGGTCGAGTTGACGGGCGAACGACGTGGGAACGCGCTGGACGCGATCTGGCAGCGCACCGACCTACTCGTCCACACTTCGAGGGCTGAGACCTACGGCATGGTGGTTGCCGAGGCGCTCTCCCGAGGCATCCCCTCCATCATCTCGTCCGGCACCGGCGCCGAAGAGGCGCAGCGGGCCGGCGCCACGTTTACGTCGGGCGACGCCGACGCGTTGGCTCTGGCACTGCGGTGCTGGCTGACCCGGCCCGCACTGCGGGAACGCTGGCGGGCCGAAGCCGCCAGATCCCGGAACGCGCAAACCGGTTGGGACGAAACCGCCCGCCGGGTGCTGGCTGCGCTCGAAGACTAA
- a CDS encoding plasmid pRiA4b ORF-3 family protein, producing MTDDNVLPFPGARGPSGSGPLEGGLQPDPTDMLAFLASLAPDASSFDQFRSPAPKLLRKRSTRVAYVVRLGLDDVRPPVWRRLRLASDITLPRLHEVIQAVMGWYDCHLHHFVMGPDNRDLRKQPFLGLYDIEEGEQGIAETAVRLDQVLSKPGQRLFYEYDFGDSWWHTIKLEKVEPWDDDYPDAFCLTGKRACPPEDVGGVWGYMEVLDWFAGRIEGYDPEEVQQKLDWLPPNFDPDAFSADETNDVLADGPSSMFGDLSKLHPMVTDLLNKTAAPPPLDLTGIIAAVMDGMGDEGARMTPADITEAVRGYQLLIQLVGEGLALTQAGYLPPRIVQQLYTELKLDSQWIGKGNREDQTLPVLELRESATELGLIRKSRGRLTVTANGRKTADHPMELLRFISSRLPLGKPYEKDAGVLALLFMAAGDELHPSDNRAAELMEWLGWVVHSGLTAVDVMEWSRPTRDVLYALGARLAPKSHKQAIAQELLRAEE from the coding sequence ATGACAGACGACAACGTGCTTCCGTTCCCCGGAGCCAGAGGCCCGTCAGGCTCTGGACCATTGGAAGGCGGCCTACAGCCCGATCCTACGGACATGCTGGCATTCCTGGCCTCGCTGGCCCCAGATGCTTCCAGCTTCGATCAATTCAGGTCGCCGGCACCGAAGCTATTACGCAAGCGCTCCACTAGAGTGGCATACGTCGTCCGGCTCGGCCTCGACGATGTGAGGCCTCCGGTCTGGCGGCGGCTGCGGCTCGCCAGCGACATCACCTTGCCCCGACTACACGAAGTAATCCAGGCCGTCATGGGATGGTACGACTGTCATCTGCATCACTTCGTCATGGGTCCCGACAATCGTGATCTGCGCAAGCAGCCATTCCTCGGGCTTTACGACATCGAAGAAGGCGAGCAGGGAATTGCAGAAACGGCTGTCCGCCTTGACCAGGTACTCTCAAAACCCGGCCAGCGCCTCTTCTACGAATACGACTTCGGCGACAGCTGGTGGCACACCATCAAACTCGAGAAGGTCGAGCCGTGGGACGACGACTATCCCGACGCATTCTGTCTGACCGGCAAGCGAGCCTGCCCACCCGAGGACGTCGGTGGCGTATGGGGCTACATGGAAGTTCTTGATTGGTTTGCCGGACGTATCGAAGGCTACGACCCCGAGGAGGTTCAGCAGAAACTGGACTGGCTTCCGCCCAACTTTGATCCGGACGCCTTCTCAGCAGATGAGACCAACGATGTACTCGCGGACGGCCCATCGTCCATGTTCGGCGATCTGAGCAAACTTCATCCGATGGTGACCGACCTGTTGAACAAGACCGCTGCCCCACCACCGTTAGACCTCACAGGCATTATCGCCGCTGTCATGGACGGCATGGGTGACGAAGGTGCCCGCATGACACCGGCCGATATCACCGAGGCCGTGCGAGGTTACCAATTGCTGATCCAGCTCGTCGGCGAGGGTCTGGCCCTCACTCAGGCGGGCTATCTGCCGCCGCGGATCGTCCAACAGCTCTACACGGAGCTCAAGCTCGACAGTCAATGGATCGGGAAAGGCAATCGAGAGGATCAGACCCTTCCGGTCCTGGAACTGCGGGAATCCGCGACGGAGCTGGGCTTGATACGCAAGAGCCGTGGACGACTCACCGTCACCGCCAACGGACGCAAAACCGCCGATCATCCAATGGAGCTGCTGCGCTTCATCTCATCTCGGCTGCCTCTCGGCAAGCCGTATGAGAAGGACGCAGGGGTGCTTGCCCTGCTGTTCATGGCTGCCGGTGACGAATTGCATCCCTCCGATAATCGGGCAGCGGAACTGATGGAGTGGCTCGGCTGGGTGGTTCACAGCGGACTGACGGCCGTTGATGTCATGGAGTGGAGCCGGCCGACCCGCGATGTGCTGTATGCCCTCGGTGCGCGGCTGGCACCGAAAAGCCACAAGCAGGCGATCGCCCAGGAGTTGCTCCGTGCCGAAGAGTAA
- a CDS encoding YbhB/YbcL family Raf kinase inhibitor-like protein has translation MEPDFLKLKLTSPDFDPEGRIPDEFTQFGKNLAPRLHVSGLPSDAVELVLIVHDPDAPSPHGFTHWTLYGLPATNGPIDASLGRPGPNDANSLGYVGPKPPAGHGDHHYFFFIYALSQPTTGEPSRHDFLEQYSDAVLVTSRLVGLYSR, from the coding sequence ATGGAGCCCGATTTCTTGAAGCTCAAACTGACAAGCCCTGACTTTGATCCCGAAGGACGTATCCCCGACGAGTTCACTCAGTTCGGCAAAAACCTCGCGCCGCGGCTTCACGTCAGCGGTCTGCCGAGCGACGCGGTGGAGTTGGTGCTCATCGTCCACGACCCTGATGCGCCGAGCCCACATGGCTTCACTCACTGGACGCTATACGGACTGCCCGCCACCAACGGGCCGATTGATGCCAGCTTGGGGCGTCCGGGCCCCAACGATGCGAACAGCCTCGGATACGTCGGCCCCAAACCACCGGCCGGGCATGGAGACCACCACTATTTCTTCTTCATCTACGCGCTATCCCAGCCCACCACGGGGGAACCTTCCCGACATGACTTCCTTGAGCAGTATTCGGACGCGGTGCTTGTGACCAGTCGACTCGTCGGACTCTATTCCCGGTAG
- a CDS encoding DNA topoisomerase IB — translation MSVRHVEPRVGGYWRRRTGRGFTYWSADGVRLSDPAELARIKELVIPPGWHDVWVSGEADAHIQAVGSDNAGRTQYIYHPAWREQQDEEKYARSLAFAGVLPKVRGRVTRDLNSSDERTQALAAAIRMIDSMALRVGGEQYAEENGSFGASTLRRRHVMVLDATVRLTFRGKSGGDWDVHARDAQLAHFFETRPKTPPGGPALCWSQRRGRRRSWHGISASDINAYLGEIAGGHFTAKDFRTWQGTVVMAGQLARAAEAGETAPGAVTSSVRATAEYLHNTPAVARDSYINPLVTELFEKGVVVQGKVTDKKVLKLLAG, via the coding sequence ATGAGCGTCCGCCACGTTGAGCCTCGCGTTGGTGGATACTGGCGACGCCGTACGGGTAGGGGCTTTACCTATTGGAGCGCCGACGGCGTCCGGCTCAGCGATCCGGCCGAACTCGCACGAATCAAGGAACTGGTGATTCCGCCCGGTTGGCACGATGTCTGGGTCTCGGGAGAGGCCGACGCGCATATTCAAGCGGTTGGATCGGACAATGCCGGCCGGACGCAATACATCTACCATCCGGCCTGGCGCGAGCAGCAAGACGAGGAGAAGTACGCGCGGTCGTTGGCGTTCGCCGGAGTGCTGCCGAAAGTTCGTGGACGAGTCACCCGCGACCTGAACAGTTCTGACGAGCGGACGCAGGCCCTGGCGGCTGCGATCCGAATGATCGACTCGATGGCCTTGCGGGTGGGCGGCGAACAGTATGCCGAGGAAAACGGCTCATTCGGGGCGAGCACGCTGCGGCGACGCCATGTAATGGTGCTGGACGCCACCGTCCGCTTGACCTTCCGCGGCAAGTCCGGGGGCGATTGGGATGTGCATGCCAGGGACGCGCAGCTTGCCCACTTCTTCGAGACTCGTCCCAAGACGCCGCCCGGTGGTCCCGCTCTTTGCTGGTCGCAGCGGCGGGGACGCCGGCGCAGCTGGCACGGCATCTCGGCGTCCGATATCAACGCCTATCTTGGAGAGATCGCGGGCGGACACTTCACGGCGAAGGACTTCCGCACCTGGCAGGGCACGGTTGTGATGGCCGGCCAGCTGGCTCGTGCCGCCGAGGCCGGTGAGACCGCGCCCGGTGCAGTAACCAGCTCGGTGCGGGCGACAGCGGAGTATCTGCACAACACGCCTGCGGTGGCCCGCGACTCGTACATCAATCCGCTGGTCACCGAGCTCTTCGAGAAGGGCGTCGTGGTGCAAGGCAAGGTCACCGACAAGAAGGTCCTGAAGCTACTGGCCGGTTGA
- a CDS encoding restriction endonuclease has protein sequence MTDMPTWEEFMLPTLCVMSDGVIRHWREFQPLVADKANLTEEQKTEMLPSGSQLKYENRIGWGVSYLTNVGALLRPKRGHYQITDAGRQLVQLFPNGVKVRDIEILGADPESPIRVYESSGPRTKHAETTADADATSMTPIEQVQSGIARIQQEIAAELLERLQGKEPGFFEQAVVQLLLAMGYGGTTGTGTTTQLSNDGGIDGVIDQDVLGLSRVYIQAKRYADGNVVGRPDLQAFVGALSGKADSGVFITTSRFSDGAKFYAQTVPTRIVLIDGKLLTRLMIRYGVGVQVRETFEAVEIDEDFFA, from the coding sequence ATGACGGACATGCCAACTTGGGAGGAATTCATGCTCCCCACCTTGTGCGTGATGAGCGATGGTGTCATACGTCATTGGCGAGAGTTCCAGCCTCTCGTCGCTGACAAAGCAAATCTCACTGAGGAGCAAAAGACCGAAATGCTCCCGTCGGGCAGTCAGCTCAAGTACGAGAATCGCATCGGTTGGGGTGTGTCGTATCTCACGAATGTCGGTGCTCTCCTGCGTCCAAAACGGGGGCACTACCAGATCACTGATGCCGGTAGACAGCTCGTGCAATTGTTCCCGAACGGCGTGAAGGTACGCGATATCGAAATACTGGGCGCGGATCCCGAGTCGCCAATCCGGGTCTACGAGTCCTCCGGCCCTCGTACGAAGCATGCTGAGACAACAGCTGACGCAGACGCCACCTCAATGACGCCAATCGAACAAGTTCAAAGCGGCATCGCACGTATTCAGCAAGAAATAGCAGCTGAGTTACTTGAAAGACTTCAAGGCAAGGAACCCGGCTTCTTTGAGCAGGCGGTAGTACAGCTCCTACTTGCGATGGGTTACGGCGGCACGACTGGTACCGGAACCACCACGCAGCTAAGCAATGACGGAGGCATTGATGGAGTTATCGACCAAGATGTCTTGGGGCTCAGCCGCGTCTATATCCAGGCGAAGCGGTACGCAGATGGCAACGTCGTCGGTCGTCCTGATCTTCAGGCTTTCGTCGGTGCTCTGAGCGGCAAGGCCGATAGCGGAGTTTTCATCACAACTAGCCGATTCTCGGACGGCGCGAAGTTCTACGCTCAGACCGTTCCGACTCGGATCGTTCTCATTGACGGAAAATTACTGACTCGCCTCATGATTCGCTACGGCGTAGGTGTGCAGGTTCGCGAGACGTTTGAAGCCGTGGAGATTGACGAAGATTTCTTCGCCTGA